A genomic stretch from Edaphobacter aggregans includes:
- a CDS encoding phage portal protein, whose amino-acid sequence MGVRTTMKSVWERLAGVEAAAAGDVIVGERKTAMLPSILSPYQVGRTGQNALPKPTPANLRKFAETPVVRRAINVVKDKIASMDWQVRVRRGYSEATVEDAAARMVVLRRCLEEPNASDSFRVLWEQVIEDLLVGGFGAVEMEATRDSERPFHLWAVDGATIQIDSRWDGDPEKPRYAQATGQLGRDGLVPLLDDELMYLRLNPRTHTPFGLGRLEVAFETVNQFLSANRYAGRLASNSVVQYALWLNEATPEQHDRLIRWWQDEIEGTGRVPLLSCEQKPEVLRFAGGTDADLRLQWQEALIRMIANAFELPPMLLGLQGDVNRSTAGEMADEAFQSAVVPVAKLVAEHITRDLFAKKLGWREFEFCFNDLASRDEMEELQIQTALLSAGVLTVDEVRQMRGLGPLQSEEVTQ is encoded by the coding sequence ATGGGCGTTCGGACGACGATGAAGAGTGTTTGGGAACGGTTGGCGGGAGTGGAGGCTGCGGCGGCTGGGGACGTGATCGTGGGGGAGCGGAAGACGGCTATGCTGCCTTCGATTCTGAGTCCGTATCAGGTTGGGCGTACGGGGCAGAACGCTTTGCCGAAGCCTACTCCGGCGAATCTGCGGAAGTTTGCGGAGACGCCCGTGGTGCGGCGGGCGATCAACGTGGTGAAGGACAAGATCGCCAGCATGGATTGGCAGGTGCGGGTGCGGCGCGGCTACTCGGAGGCGACGGTGGAGGATGCTGCCGCGCGGATGGTTGTGTTGCGGCGTTGCCTGGAAGAGCCGAATGCTTCGGATAGCTTTCGGGTGTTGTGGGAACAGGTGATCGAGGATCTGCTGGTGGGCGGGTTTGGCGCGGTAGAGATGGAGGCTACGCGTGATTCGGAGCGGCCGTTTCATCTGTGGGCGGTGGATGGAGCGACGATCCAGATCGACAGCAGGTGGGATGGCGATCCGGAGAAGCCGCGATATGCGCAGGCTACGGGGCAGTTGGGCAGGGATGGGTTGGTTCCACTGCTGGATGACGAGCTGATGTATCTGCGGCTGAATCCGCGGACCCATACTCCGTTTGGGCTGGGGCGGCTGGAGGTTGCGTTCGAGACGGTGAATCAGTTTTTGAGTGCGAATCGGTATGCGGGGCGGCTGGCTTCGAATTCTGTGGTGCAGTATGCGCTTTGGCTGAATGAGGCTACGCCGGAGCAGCACGATCGGCTGATTCGGTGGTGGCAGGATGAGATTGAAGGAACGGGCCGTGTGCCGCTGCTGAGCTGCGAGCAGAAGCCAGAGGTGCTGCGGTTTGCGGGCGGAACCGATGCCGATCTCCGGTTGCAGTGGCAGGAGGCGCTGATCCGGATGATTGCGAATGCGTTTGAGCTGCCGCCGATGTTGCTGGGGCTGCAAGGCGATGTCAATCGCTCAACCGCGGGCGAGATGGCGGATGAGGCGTTTCAGAGCGCGGTGGTTCCGGTGGCGAAGCTGGTGGCGGAGCACATTACGCGCGATCTGTTTGCGAAAAAGCTGGGTTGGCGCGAGTTCGAGTTCTGCTTCAACGATCTGGCGAGCAGGGACGAGATGGAGGAATTGCAGATTCAGACAGCTCTGTTGAGTGCGGGCGTGTTGACGGTGGATGAGGTGCGGCAGATGCGAGGGCTGGGTCCGTTGCAGAGCGAAGAGGTGACGCAGTGA
- a CDS encoding DUF3037 domain-containing protein translates to MRERLPCEFFLIRYVPDVVKGEFANIGVLLREAGRDDSAVVRFTRDWSRVKCLDADADIGLLEGLESEIAARLRMGAADTKPVMQVLEDTLSNSVQMTEVRASLAESMPAELDQLMRMYVEPLKVKQERKRTGRAAIAGAMRTEFERAGVWGLMRKRIAVSLYTRAGDPMKIDCGYRADLQTAGGVVRMFQAVSLEGDVEGAKGLAYSAPQLMEGVQRVEGAALELTAVVEPLRTVSELEDEAMERYRFGVEAMERQAIRVVTVSDLARVAAMARVELRV, encoded by the coding sequence GTGAGGGAACGGTTGCCGTGCGAGTTCTTCCTGATTCGGTATGTGCCGGATGTGGTGAAGGGCGAGTTTGCGAATATCGGTGTGCTGCTGCGAGAGGCAGGGCGCGACGATAGCGCGGTGGTGCGTTTTACGCGGGACTGGAGCCGGGTGAAGTGTCTGGATGCGGATGCAGATATCGGGCTGCTGGAGGGATTGGAGTCGGAGATTGCGGCTCGGTTGCGGATGGGTGCGGCGGATACGAAGCCGGTGATGCAGGTGCTCGAGGATACGCTGTCGAACTCGGTGCAGATGACGGAGGTTCGGGCTTCGCTGGCGGAGAGTATGCCGGCTGAGTTGGACCAGCTAATGCGGATGTATGTGGAGCCTCTGAAGGTGAAGCAGGAACGGAAGAGGACGGGGCGGGCGGCGATTGCGGGGGCGATGCGGACGGAGTTTGAGCGCGCGGGGGTGTGGGGATTGATGCGGAAAAGGATTGCGGTTTCGCTGTATACGCGGGCGGGGGATCCGATGAAGATTGATTGTGGGTATCGGGCTGATCTGCAAACTGCGGGTGGGGTGGTCCGGATGTTTCAGGCTGTGTCGCTGGAGGGTGATGTGGAGGGAGCGAAGGGTTTGGCTTACTCGGCTCCGCAGTTGATGGAGGGCGTGCAGCGGGTGGAGGGAGCAGCGCTGGAGTTGACGGCGGTGGTGGAGCCTCTGCGGACTGTGTCGGAATTGGAAGATGAGGCTATGGAGCGGTATCGGTTCGGGGTGGAGGCCATGGAGCGACAGGCGATTCGGGTGGTGACGGTGAGTGACCTGGCGAGAGTGGCGGCTATGGCGAGGGTGGAGTTGCGGGTTTAG
- a CDS encoding HipA family kinase, which produces MAVLAVQAIRRMRGGAQSQLMLGADGKLWVVKFQNNPQHLRVLANELIATRLAAAVGLTVPQSDVVEVTEWLVANSPGMHVELPRGQREQYSAGLQFGSQFVGGLMPGQVVDYLPEQQLDEVRNLAEFAGILCIDKWAGNCNGRQAVFERRSRERKYRVTFIDQGFCFNAGEWTFPDSPLRGVYQRNRVYAGVTGWESFEPWLSRVEEMRADTLWGIAEVVPPEWYGGDTVVIERLMEQMLMRRSRVRELIGWFRDSNREPFPMWEKKVSAVVPRQFAELSVAGKFVM; this is translated from the coding sequence TTGGCGGTTTTGGCGGTGCAGGCGATTCGTCGGATGCGGGGTGGGGCGCAGAGCCAGTTGATGCTGGGGGCCGATGGGAAGCTTTGGGTGGTGAAGTTTCAGAATAATCCGCAGCATTTGCGGGTGTTGGCGAATGAGTTGATCGCGACTCGGCTGGCGGCTGCGGTAGGGTTGACCGTTCCACAGAGCGATGTGGTCGAGGTGACGGAGTGGCTGGTGGCTAATTCTCCTGGGATGCATGTCGAGTTGCCTCGGGGGCAGAGGGAGCAGTATTCGGCGGGGCTGCAGTTTGGGTCGCAGTTTGTGGGCGGGCTGATGCCTGGGCAGGTGGTGGATTATCTGCCCGAGCAGCAGCTGGATGAGGTGAGGAATCTGGCGGAGTTTGCGGGGATCCTGTGCATCGACAAATGGGCGGGTAACTGTAATGGGCGGCAGGCGGTGTTCGAGCGGAGGTCGAGGGAGCGGAAGTATCGGGTTACGTTTATCGATCAGGGATTTTGCTTCAATGCGGGGGAGTGGACGTTTCCGGATTCGCCGCTGCGGGGGGTGTATCAGCGGAATCGGGTGTATGCGGGCGTAACGGGGTGGGAGAGCTTTGAGCCTTGGCTGAGTCGAGTGGAGGAGATGCGGGCCGATACTCTTTGGGGGATCGCGGAGGTGGTTCCGCCGGAGTGGTATGGCGGGGATACCGTGGTGATCGAGCGGTTGATGGAGCAGATGCTGATGCGGCGGTCGCGGGTGAGGGAGTTGATAGGGTGGTTTCGGGATTCGAATCGGGAGCCTTTCCCGATGTGGGAAAAGAAGGTGAGTGCGGTTGTGCCGAGGCAGTTTGCTGAGTTGAGTGTGGCGGGTAAGTTTGTAATGTAG
- a CDS encoding terminase: MSRDGWAVRDVDELLRLGLEMKKRPELMLAMAENMLRVRDRNGLIQPLRANAVQRAFEEARGQRNIVLKARQMGVTTWVAARFFLKTITARGVLTVQVAHTREAAEGIFRMVQRFWECLPEELRENGLVRSKANVGQMIFPALDSEFRIVSAGDEGAGRGLTIQNLHCSEVSRWPGDAGETLAGLRAAMSPGGEMVLESTPNGAYGCFYQEWVATGLKVGESASQQGDAVVRHFFPWWMEEDYVAAAVTDLREDELALMSAHGLTAEQIGFRRGLEASYRGLRSQEFAEDAESCFKATGECCFEVQAVEARLKELQEPVACRRGGALQVWLPPVAGKEYLVAVDTAGGGADGDFAAVQVIEMVSGMQCAELQQRIGTLELARVSAELAREYGGALIAVERNNHGAGVLAYLDSVERYARVYEQGGVAGWLTTAGSKPGMVSRMGALLAESPWLFFSRRLLGECRTFVSMAGGRTGAASGAHDDCLMAMAIGQAVRAELAGKKKDGPKLREGWDSRAFWVG; the protein is encoded by the coding sequence ATGTCGAGGGATGGGTGGGCTGTCAGGGATGTGGACGAGTTGCTGCGGCTCGGACTCGAGATGAAGAAGAGGCCGGAGCTGATGCTTGCCATGGCCGAAAATATGCTGCGAGTGCGGGATCGGAATGGGTTGATACAGCCGCTGCGGGCGAATGCGGTGCAGCGGGCGTTTGAGGAGGCTCGGGGGCAGCGGAATATTGTGCTGAAGGCTCGTCAAATGGGCGTGACGACGTGGGTGGCGGCGAGATTTTTTTTGAAGACGATTACGGCGCGCGGGGTGCTGACGGTGCAGGTGGCTCATACGCGGGAGGCTGCGGAGGGGATCTTCCGGATGGTGCAGCGATTTTGGGAGTGTCTGCCGGAGGAGCTGCGAGAGAACGGCCTGGTGCGGAGCAAGGCGAATGTCGGGCAGATGATCTTTCCGGCGCTGGATAGCGAGTTTCGGATTGTGAGTGCAGGCGATGAGGGCGCTGGGCGCGGGTTGACGATTCAGAATCTGCACTGCAGCGAGGTAAGCCGGTGGCCGGGCGATGCGGGCGAGACGCTGGCGGGATTACGGGCGGCGATGAGTCCGGGGGGCGAGATGGTGCTGGAGTCGACGCCGAATGGAGCTTATGGGTGCTTTTATCAGGAGTGGGTGGCGACGGGTTTGAAGGTCGGCGAGTCGGCGAGTCAGCAGGGCGATGCAGTGGTGCGGCATTTCTTTCCCTGGTGGATGGAGGAGGATTATGTCGCTGCTGCGGTTACAGATTTGCGGGAGGATGAGTTGGCGCTGATGTCGGCGCATGGCTTGACGGCGGAGCAGATTGGGTTTCGGCGGGGGCTGGAGGCGAGTTATCGCGGGCTACGGTCGCAGGAGTTTGCTGAGGATGCGGAGAGCTGCTTCAAGGCTACGGGTGAGTGCTGCTTTGAGGTTCAGGCGGTCGAGGCTCGGTTGAAGGAGCTGCAGGAGCCCGTTGCGTGTCGGCGCGGTGGGGCTTTGCAGGTTTGGCTGCCTCCGGTTGCGGGGAAGGAGTATCTGGTTGCGGTGGATACGGCGGGTGGTGGCGCGGATGGGGACTTTGCGGCGGTGCAGGTGATCGAGATGGTGTCGGGGATGCAGTGCGCGGAGTTGCAGCAGAGGATTGGGACGCTGGAGCTGGCAAGAGTTTCGGCGGAGCTGGCAAGGGAGTATGGCGGGGCTTTGATCGCGGTGGAGAGGAATAATCATGGCGCTGGTGTGCTGGCTTATCTGGATAGCGTTGAGCGTTACGCTCGGGTTTATGAGCAGGGCGGAGTCGCGGGATGGTTGACGACGGCGGGGAGCAAGCCGGGGATGGTGAGCCGGATGGGGGCTTTGCTGGCAGAGTCCCCCTGGTTGTTTTTTAGCAGGAGGTTGTTGGGGGAGTGCCGGACTTTTGTTTCGATGGCCGGGGGACGGACTGGGGCTGCTAGTGGGGCTCATGATGATTGTTTGATGGCTATGGCGATTGGGCAGGCGGTTCGGGCGGAGTTGGCGGGGAAGAAGAAGGATGGGCCGAAGCTAAGGGAGGGGTGGGACTCGCGGGCTTTTTGGGTTGGGTGA
- a CDS encoding SGNH/GDSL hydrolase family protein yields the protein MRWKLKGWTLVGMLLAFPGILWVTVAAVAQIATTQVTDTIYRADGTPATGTVIVSWPAFTTSAGQAVPSGSTSATIPAGGLLSMSLVPNEGAMPMGTYYTAVFHLDDGTVSREYWVVPVSTTAVQVSSIESTVLPTSVAMQTVSKAYVDTAIAAAVSGHPLDTSTPYVQKSGDTMTGPLVLPGDPTAPLQAVDKQYVDVSVTGVASGLSQKVSTLPGATQTVAQPPGTVLEVNNLNGTEYASQYLSGTGNNGIANAVSSADCAGGCEVKAEQNYASNENYAPTQWNDKTHVEDTRKGQRFDSYLNPESVMMPGQETGQVIDVVSTRSGASVLQETTSAFPTSTGLAVFHSALTGGSNQFPQNLESQIPYFKSTYEALAVTGTYNTQGQHVLAPMGTTCYGVGDCLIGSQTLTASGGFRDNADEGTHPFDLQVREDTNVFQGTCSSGCTPGSTSVKVATTYAPGTQGDGRFLIDKNPAKVLSAGVLTGVGAAGNHASAAFSGSGFPVSVFFQTAQTLSSQVNNIAPGTVTFAIATSGVPTGYATNTAAAPQTSGVACVTDPVNAYTAQNYEMANYTVVDGTHLQMTLNKTHVSGASVAMAGLCGYGLEQTVDTTAGIRQVFPVVGSYSATGLYYVGGETPIVGAMGSTSAFANVTLNIASIARNGNVVTVTTAGNLPVDVNGLSLTVAGVADSSYNGAYTVTTTGPNTLTYAQNGANSTSTGGTLSLMTGGYALYPMAEVLSVFNTATKSVDGQMSLAPNTVAWATNDVVEQPHYYQEMVDGDTEFVGQTTPRPGVILRAGIQYEGNNGPGLQGWGVTNAVPASNYFGNGGTHSPPDMAYLAKGIWLRTMVADAGEQAVFTIHCNSHGCGKWNSGYNLFELDSSVGTDTVGFQTTTSTLSLNLRGTGYSFTPQGFNAGVVNATTLNGAISAANISSGTVNAARLPVFGASGAGHAAGAVPDPGSTAGTTRYLREDGTWAAPSATVGSTTVSGATVSGTATADYNFLQGSGSVLTDTSGNGNDGTLGTGAAAPSWTSTGLSFAPGQGVSLPATLNGTQTFVLGIYINPLTSGPQTNNPYPVLLTSSLPSAGGFNLMYQMTDATGNFINLTYAPTLFVNANHRTDAPNLLSGFHVLAVTLGTGGSSLDHVYIDGVEVANYRLQGASAGVQTSGNLFVGSSGLSTWTGSGFNGTFYRLRTYATQLAATDVATVSAAIRNEIASRGVLTSPQQLGFATPQLHAIGDSITNGAGVATPWSSLLSLARQPAYTVTNWGITGVGLQALNGSEPNRVAERCQTNSGPALALVLAGTNDFQLGNGTTATAVMGSLMGEVQVLKQAGCKVFVGTMISRGGNDMSGTNYDAQKDAYDGLILSSAKTGGADGVIDFAADPRLGADGANANSTYFQSDTIHPTQAGQALLAAAASNALNYAYGYNDSNPHNVTALPYSMTAGDGYVSLAGVTGAGTVTLPDCTGQSGATYRIGNPQSAYAVTVAPLNASQLINGLAFGTAVTVPANGSVTLRDVPNPKTVSGCHWEM from the coding sequence ATGCGTTGGAAGCTTAAAGGATGGACGCTGGTTGGTATGTTGCTGGCGTTTCCGGGGATTTTGTGGGTGACTGTAGCTGCGGTGGCGCAAATTGCTACTACGCAGGTTACAGATACGATCTATCGTGCGGATGGGACGCCTGCTACAGGTACTGTGATTGTTAGCTGGCCGGCGTTTACTACTTCGGCTGGACAGGCGGTGCCTAGCGGAAGCACTTCGGCGACTATACCGGCGGGTGGACTGTTGAGTATGAGCCTCGTTCCGAACGAGGGTGCTATGCCGATGGGGACATACTACACGGCTGTGTTTCATCTGGATGATGGGACTGTGAGCCGGGAGTATTGGGTGGTTCCGGTGAGCACGACTGCGGTGCAGGTGAGTTCGATTGAGAGCACGGTGCTGCCTACCTCGGTAGCGATGCAGACGGTGAGCAAGGCGTATGTGGATACGGCGATTGCGGCGGCGGTATCGGGACATCCGCTGGATACATCGACTCCGTATGTACAGAAGAGCGGCGATACGATGACGGGGCCGCTGGTGCTGCCGGGGGATCCGACGGCGCCGTTGCAGGCGGTGGATAAGCAGTATGTGGACGTGAGTGTTACCGGAGTTGCGAGCGGGCTCTCGCAGAAGGTGTCTACGCTGCCGGGTGCTACTCAGACGGTAGCTCAGCCTCCAGGGACGGTGCTGGAGGTGAACAATCTGAACGGCACGGAGTATGCGAGCCAGTACCTGAGCGGGACCGGCAACAACGGCATCGCGAACGCCGTGTCGAGCGCGGATTGTGCGGGCGGTTGCGAGGTGAAGGCAGAGCAGAACTATGCGTCGAACGAGAATTACGCGCCGACGCAGTGGAACGACAAGACGCATGTAGAGGATACGCGGAAGGGACAGCGGTTCGACAGCTATCTGAACCCGGAGAGTGTGATGATGCCGGGTCAGGAGACCGGGCAGGTGATCGATGTGGTGTCGACACGAAGCGGAGCCAGTGTGCTTCAGGAGACGACATCCGCTTTTCCAACTTCGACCGGACTGGCGGTCTTCCATAGTGCGTTGACGGGAGGATCGAATCAGTTTCCGCAGAATCTTGAGAGCCAGATTCCTTATTTCAAGAGCACCTATGAGGCGTTGGCTGTGACGGGTACGTACAACACGCAGGGTCAGCATGTACTGGCTCCTATGGGGACGACCTGCTATGGCGTGGGAGACTGCCTGATCGGGTCGCAGACGCTGACGGCATCGGGCGGCTTTCGGGACAATGCGGACGAGGGGACACATCCGTTCGATCTGCAGGTGCGCGAAGATACGAATGTCTTTCAGGGGACTTGCTCGAGCGGGTGCACGCCTGGGTCGACTTCGGTGAAGGTTGCTACGACTTATGCGCCGGGGACGCAGGGCGATGGGCGGTTTCTGATCGATAAGAACCCGGCTAAGGTGTTAAGCGCTGGTGTGCTGACGGGCGTTGGCGCGGCGGGGAATCATGCTTCGGCTGCGTTCAGCGGGAGCGGATTTCCGGTGAGCGTGTTCTTTCAGACGGCGCAGACGCTGAGCTCGCAGGTGAACAACATCGCTCCGGGAACGGTGACGTTTGCGATCGCGACGAGCGGTGTGCCGACGGGTTATGCGACGAATACGGCGGCGGCTCCGCAGACGAGCGGTGTGGCTTGCGTGACTGATCCGGTGAATGCTTACACTGCGCAGAACTACGAGATGGCGAACTACACGGTGGTGGATGGGACGCATCTGCAGATGACGCTGAACAAGACGCATGTGTCGGGCGCGAGCGTGGCTATGGCCGGCCTGTGCGGCTATGGCCTGGAACAGACGGTGGATACGACGGCGGGGATTCGACAGGTATTTCCTGTGGTTGGATCGTACTCTGCCACTGGGCTTTACTACGTTGGCGGGGAGACTCCGATTGTGGGAGCGATGGGGTCGACGTCGGCGTTTGCGAATGTGACGCTGAACATTGCTTCGATTGCACGTAATGGGAATGTGGTGACGGTGACGACGGCGGGCAATCTGCCTGTGGATGTAAATGGGCTGAGCCTGACGGTCGCGGGTGTGGCGGACTCGAGCTACAACGGTGCCTATACCGTAACGACGACGGGGCCGAATACGCTGACCTATGCGCAGAACGGCGCGAACAGCACGAGCACGGGCGGCACGCTGTCGTTGATGACGGGAGGGTATGCGCTGTATCCGATGGCAGAGGTGTTGAGTGTCTTCAACACGGCGACCAAGAGCGTGGATGGGCAGATGTCGCTGGCTCCGAACACAGTGGCGTGGGCGACGAACGACGTTGTGGAGCAGCCACACTACTACCAGGAGATGGTGGACGGGGACACGGAGTTTGTAGGGCAGACGACTCCGCGGCCGGGCGTGATTCTGCGTGCGGGTATTCAGTATGAGGGCAACAATGGGCCGGGCTTGCAGGGCTGGGGCGTGACGAACGCAGTGCCGGCTTCGAACTATTTCGGCAATGGCGGTACGCACTCGCCTCCGGATATGGCTTACCTGGCGAAGGGTATATGGCTGCGGACGATGGTTGCAGACGCCGGAGAGCAGGCGGTGTTCACGATTCACTGCAACTCGCATGGGTGCGGCAAGTGGAACTCGGGCTACAACCTGTTTGAACTGGATTCGAGCGTGGGAACGGACACGGTTGGGTTTCAGACGACGACGAGCACACTGTCGCTGAACCTGAGGGGAACGGGCTATTCGTTCACACCCCAGGGCTTTAACGCAGGAGTAGTGAATGCGACGACGCTGAATGGAGCGATCAGTGCAGCGAATATTTCGAGCGGTACGGTGAACGCGGCGCGGCTGCCGGTTTTTGGAGCATCGGGCGCTGGACATGCGGCAGGTGCGGTGCCGGATCCGGGTTCGACAGCAGGAACGACGCGGTATCTGCGTGAAGATGGGACGTGGGCTGCGCCGTCGGCTACGGTCGGCTCGACGACAGTGTCCGGAGCCACGGTGTCCGGCACAGCTACAGCGGACTACAACTTTCTGCAGGGATCGGGGAGCGTTTTGACCGACACCAGCGGGAACGGAAATGATGGAACGCTGGGAACAGGAGCAGCAGCGCCGAGTTGGACTTCGACAGGGCTGAGCTTTGCGCCCGGACAGGGTGTGTCGTTGCCGGCAACGCTGAACGGGACACAGACCTTTGTTCTTGGGATTTACATCAATCCGCTGACGTCGGGACCGCAAACGAATAATCCGTATCCGGTGCTGCTTACATCGTCGCTGCCTTCGGCTGGCGGGTTCAACCTGATGTACCAGATGACGGACGCTACGGGGAATTTCATCAACCTGACCTATGCTCCGACGCTGTTCGTCAATGCAAACCACAGGACGGATGCGCCGAATCTTCTGTCGGGTTTCCATGTGCTTGCGGTGACACTGGGGACGGGCGGGAGCAGCCTGGACCATGTCTACATCGATGGAGTGGAGGTGGCGAACTATCGCTTGCAGGGAGCTTCTGCTGGAGTACAGACTTCGGGGAATCTGTTTGTCGGGTCGAGCGGATTGTCGACATGGACGGGGTCAGGGTTCAATGGCACGTTCTACAGGCTGCGGACTTACGCGACGCAACTGGCGGCGACGGATGTTGCGACGGTGAGTGCGGCGATCCGCAACGAGATTGCTTCGCGCGGCGTGTTGACGTCTCCGCAGCAGCTTGGATTTGCCACGCCACAGCTCCATGCGATCGGTGACTCGATCACGAATGGCGCTGGAGTGGCGACGCCCTGGTCTTCGCTGCTTTCGCTGGCACGCCAGCCTGCGTATACGGTGACGAACTGGGGCATCACCGGGGTTGGTCTGCAGGCTCTGAACGGATCGGAGCCGAATCGCGTGGCGGAACGCTGCCAGACGAACTCGGGACCTGCTCTGGCGTTGGTGCTTGCCGGGACGAACGACTTCCAGCTGGGAAATGGAACGACGGCGACAGCAGTGATGGGCTCGCTGATGGGTGAAGTGCAGGTGCTGAAGCAGGCTGGCTGCAAGGTGTTCGTCGGGACGATGATTTCGCGCGGCGGCAATGATATGAGCGGGACAAACTACGATGCGCAGAAGGACGCTTATGACGGGTTGATTCTGTCTTCGGCCAAGACTGGAGGCGCGGACGGAGTGATCGATTTCGCGGCTGATCCGCGGCTCGGTGCGGACGGTGCGAATGCGAACTCGACGTACTTCCAGTCGGACACGATTCACCCGACGCAGGCTGGACAGGCTTTGCTGGCTGCGGCGGCGAGCAATGCGCTGAACTACGCTTACGGCTATAACGATTCGAATCCGCATAACGTGACGGCGCTGCCGTACAGCATGACTGCGGGGGATGGATACGTGAGCCTAGCGGGTGTGACGGGAGCGGGTACGGTGACGCTGCCGGATTGCACGGGGCAGAGCGGGGCGACGTATCGGATTGGGAATCCGCAGTCGGCTTATGCGGTAACGGTGGCTCCGCTGAATGCTTCGCAGCTGATCAATGGGCTGGCGTTCGGGACTGCGGTGACGGTGCCGGCGAATGGGTCGGTGACGCTGCGGGATGTGCCGAATCCGAAGACGGTTTCGGGTTGCCATTGGGAGATGTAG